ACATCACCATCAGCCTGCGCGAAGCCCCCGCCGATGCGGCCGCCCCTACGCCGCCCTATGCCGTCACCATCACCGTGGAGCCTGGGCCGCAAACGCGCATTGCCAGTGCCGACATCCGATTCACCGAAGTTCGCGAGGCTGAGTCCGCTGCCGAGCCCAATGCACGGACACGCCAACTGGAACGCATACAGCGCAACTGGGCTTTGCCCGAAGGCAGCGCCTTCACGCAAGCAGGCTGGTCCGACGCAAAAAACACGGGCTTGCGCCAGCTGCAAGCGCGCCGCTACGCCAGCGCCAGCATCACCAACAGCCGCGCCGAGGTGGATGCGGACACGCAGCAGGCCGCCCTGTCCGTCACGTACGACCCCGGCCCGGCCTACCGCTTTGGACCGCTGAAAGTGCAGGGCAGCGAACGCTATGACCCCGATGGCGCGCGCCGCCTGGCACGGCTGCCCACCGGCACCGTGTATGACGAGGCCGAAATGCTGGACGCCCAGCAGCGCCTGGCCAGTAGCGGCTACTACGACGCGGTGTTCCTGACACTGGACACCGACAGCACCACCCCACAGGCCGCCCCCGTGATCGCCCAGGTGCGCGAGGCCAAGCTGCAAAAACTGGTGTTTGGCGTGGGCGTGTCCACCGACAGCGGGCCGCGCCTGTCCATCGACCACACGCACAACCAGTGGCCCACAGAGGGCTGGCGCGCCATCAACAAACTCTCGCTCGACAAGAAGGCGCAGCAAATCGGCACCGGCTGGACCGCACTGCCCGGCGAAAACGGCTGGCGCTGGTTCACCTCGGGCCTGGCCCAACGCCAGCAAACGGGCGACTACGACGTCAACAGCGTGGAAGTGCTGGGCGGACGCAGCCAAAGCACCAAGAACATCGACCGCACCTACTACCTGCGCTACGACACCTCGCGCGCCCAGGGCCTCAATGCTCCGGCAGACAGCGCTGCCCTGAGCGTGAACTACGGCTGGACGGGCCGCTATTTCAACAGCAACACGGCCCCCACGCGCGGCTACGGCATTGCGGTGGAGCTGGGCGCAGGCGTCACGCTGCGGCCCGAGCGCAATCCCTTCACCCGCACGCTGGTGCGCTGGCAGTCGTTCTTTCCCGCAGGGCGGGTCGAGGCAGGCGACGGCGCGGCCCGCAGTGCCCGCATTGCCGTGCGCACTGAAGTGGGCGCCGTGCTGGCGCGAGAAAGTGCCGAGATCCCCGTCGCCCAGCTCTTCCTGACCGGGGGCGACACCACCGTACGTGGCTACGGCTACCGCGCCATCGGCGCACGCACCGACAACAACCAGCTGTACGGCGGGCGCTACATGGGCGTGGCCAGCGTGGAGTGGCAGCGCCCCATCGTCTACGGCGGCAACATGACCGACTGGGAAAGCACCCTGTTTGTGGATGCCGGTGCCGTGGCCGACCGCGTGGGCGACCTCGACCCGCGCGTGGGCGTGGGCACCGGCGTGCGGTGGCGCAGCCCCGTGGGGCCACTGCAGGCCGACCTGGCCTGGGGCGTTCAATCGAAAAAACTGCGGCTGCACTTGCGACTGGGTTTCACCTTCTGATGCAGACACCACAAGACACGACCTCCTCGGCCACAGCGCTCACGACACCAGCACATCCCGCACGCCCAGCCCATCCGGCCCGCAAGGTGCTGCGCTGGCTGCTGTGGTCCTTGCTCGGCCTGTGCATCACCCTGGCCTGCGTGGCCGGTGCCGCCTGGTGGTGGGCCGGGCAGGCCACATCGCTGGCCACCACGCTGGCGCGCGTGGCCCAGTGGCTGCCCGCAGGCCAAAGCCTGCAAAGCCGCGATGTCACGGGCTCGCTTCGCAACGGTGGCCACCTGGGCTGGCTGCGCTGGAGCAGCCCCACCCTGGCAGTGGAAGTGACCGACGCCCAACTGGACTGGCAACTTTCCCCCCTGCTGCAGCGCCAACTGCAGCTAGGCACCGTGAGCGCAGCGCGGGTGCAAATCACCCCCCTGCAGCGCCCGGTCAACGAGCCCCCACCCGCCACAGCACCGTTGGAGCAACTGCTGCTGCCGCTGGCAGTAGAAGTACCGTTTCAGGTTGCGCAACTGCAGTGGGGCCAAGTATCAGAGGCAACCGATACCCCCCCAGTGCAAGTGCAAGGGCTGGCAGGCACGTACCGTTTTGACAGGCAGGCGCACCACCTGCGCATCGACCACCTGGCACTGGCGCAGGGCCAGTACACCGCGCAGGTCACCCTGCAAGGCGCAGCGCCCATGGCGCTGCAGGCCACGTTGGATGGCACCCTCACCACCGCCCTGCCCGGCCGCACCGATGCCTTTGCCGCCACCGCCCACGCCAGTCTGCAAGGCACGCTGGCCACAGCAGCCGCCCAATTGCAACTGCAAGCCGATATACAGCCCAGCGCATCCCTCGCAAGCACCACGGACACCGCCAGCGCCCCCCCCAGGGCCAAAACGGCCGCCATGCGCGCCAGCGTGCAAGCCAGCGTGCAGCCCTGGGCGGCCCAGCCCGTGCAGCAAGCGCAGGCCACGCTGCAAGCCGTGAACCTGGCTGCCCTGTGGCCCCAGGCCCCAACCACCGATCTGCAGGGCACGCTGAGTGCGGGCACCACGGCAGGCAATGCCCAGCAGACCGCCACTTGGCAACTGACGGCCGACCTGACCAACCGCCAGCCCGGCCCGTGGGACATACAGCGCCTGCCCCTGGCCCAACTGCAAGCCCAAGCCACCTACAACGGCACGCAGTGGGCCGTGCCCAAAGCCACCGCCACCGTGGGCGCTGGCCCCAGCGCGGGCAGCCTCAGTGTGCAAGGTCGCTTCACGCCCGCCAGCGGCGTGCTGGAAGGCGAAGCCCGCCTGAGCCACCTGTCGCCCGCCGCGCTGCACACCGCATTCGCAGCGGCACCGCTGTCAGGCAGCTTGCAGGCCAGCGTGCCATCGCAGGCCACGCAAGCCGTGCACTTTGTGGCCGATGTGCGCGCAGCCCGCCCAGGCGCCACAGCAGGCACTACAGCAGGCAACGCTGCAGCCCTGCGCATCGATGCGTTCTCGGCCCAAGGCCAGTGGAACCCACTCGATAACGGGGGCACAGCCCACATCGAAAAGCTGAATCTCCAGGCACTGCAACTGCAGGCCCAGGCCACCGACCTGCGCATCAGCCGGGGCCAAGCTGCAAAGCTTGCTGCACAGACGCCCTCCCCCAACCCCGCCCCCACGCTGGCAGCGCAAGGGCTGCTCAACGTGACCGTGCCCGGCACCGAGCTGCGCCTGCAAGGGCAAATGGCCCCGCGCACCGGCCAGGGCAACGGCCTGCTGCGGGTGAACGATGCGGAGCAAACCCTGCGCTGGCTGGGCCGCCTGCCCTGGGTGGGCACCGCCCTGCAAAGCGCGCTGGGCACTGCATCGGCCAAGGGCCAGGCGCAGCTGCAATGGCAGTGGAATGGCGGCTGGCACACGCTGCAGCAACAACTGCAAGCCGCAGCGCAGGGCACGGCCTGGCCCGCCACCCAGCCAGGCTTTACCGTGCAAGCCACGTTGAGCACCCCCCAGCTGGAGACGGTGCTGCCAGCAGGCCCATCCACCAACGTCGCCACATCCATCCAATGGCGGACGGTGAAGGCCGAGCTGCAGGGGCAAATGACCCAAGCCAACCTGACAGTGGAAGGCGAGGCGCGCACCGGCACACAGCGCTGGTCGCTGCAAACCCGCCTGAGCGGTGGCCTCAGCGCCCCGGCGGCAGGCACTGGGGCGGGTGCTGCAGCAGGCTCCAGCACATGGCAAGCCCAGTGGAGCCACCTGCGCGCTCAGTGGCAAGACACGCGCCAGAGCGGCACCTGGGTGGCCCAGCTCACCGAGCCGTGGAGCGTGTCGTTGCACAGCGGTGCCCCGGCGGCCAAAGTGCTTCCCAAAGAACAGCCCCGCAAAGCCGCTGCCCACACACCTCTGGGCTGGGCCGTGCAAGCCACTGCAGGCCAAGCCCAGATCACAGGCCCCCTGCCCGGCACAGTGCAACTGCGCTGGCAGCCCCTGCGCCTGACCACGGTGGCGGGCGCCTTGCCCCGCGTGCAAACGCAGGGCACGCTGCAAGGCCTGCCCCTGGCCTGGGTGGATGCGCTGGGTAGCGAGCAGACCGCCTCCCCGGCAACCGGCACCACCCCCTCGCCCACCGCTCCCACCCTGGCCCCGCAACCTTTGCTGGCCCGGCTGGGCTTGGCCACTGACATATTGCTGGAAGGCCCGTGGAACGTAGACACCACCGACACCCCACGCGCCAGCGCCAGCCTGCGGCGCACGCAGGGCGATGTGCGCATCCTGGGCGGCGATGCGTCCGCCGGCGTGGTCAGCCACAGCAGCGGCCAAGGACTGGGGGCTGGCAGTGTGCAAGCCCCCACCGCCACGGCCGCCGTCAGCACGGCAGGCGTGCGCCAGGCAGAGCTGTCGGTGCAACTGCAAGCCGACACCCTCAGTGCCCGCCTGCAATGGGCCAGCGCCCGCGCGGGCGAGATCGATGCCAGTGCCAACACCCGCATCCAATGGGGGCAGGGTGAGCCCCCCTGGCCCGCCGACGCACCGCTGGCAGGCACCCTGCGCGCACGTCTGCCCGATGTGGGCGTGTGGTCGGCCCTGGCGCCCCCCGGCTGGCGCGTGCGCGGCACGCTGGACGCCAACGCCACCCTGTCTGGCACCCGCAACGCCCCCCGCTGGGCAGGCACGCTGGCCGCAGATGACCTGGCCGTGCGCTCGCTCATCGACGGTGTGGACCTCCAGGGTGGACGCCTGCGCGCCAACCTGCGCGGCAACCAGGTGGAGCTGACCGAGTTCCAGCTGCAAGGCGGGCGCGGGAGCAAAGCGCGTATCACAGGCCAAAGCGGAAACCGCACAGCAGCCCCCGACGAGCGCGGCACCCTCTCGGCCACCGGCCGCCTGGCCTGGACCGATGCCGATGCCGACTCCGACACCAACGCAGCACCCCGCATCAGCCTGAACCTGCAAGCCCAGGCCAAAGCGCTGCAGGTGCTCGTGCGTGCCGACCGGCAGGTCAGCGTGTCCGGCAACCTGCAAGCCACGCTGGAGCAAGGCCAACTCAGCCTGACCGGCCAGCTCACCACCGACCGCGCCACCATCCTGCTGCCCGACGAGACCGCCCCCACCCTGGGCTCTGACGTGGTGGTGCGCTCTGCCGCGCGCGACAAGCAGGCCCAGGCCAGCGCGCAAGCCGCCGCCAAGGCCCAGCAAAACGCCGAGCAGCCCGCACCAGAGCCCACCGGGCGCATCACCACAGCCAAGCCCCCATTGATGGCCGTGACGCTGAACCTGGGCCGCGACTTTGCCCTGCAAGGCCACGGCATCACCACCCGGCTGACCGGCGAGGTGCAACTGCGCAGCAGCACCACGCCCGGCGCCCCGCCCCGCGTGACGGGCGAGGTGCGCACCGAAGAAGGCCGCTACCGCGCCTGGGGCCAGATGCTGGACGTGGAGACCGGCCTCATCCGCTTCAACGGCCCGTACAACAACCCCTCGCTCGACATCCTGGCGCTGCGCCCCAACATCAGCGTGCGCGCGGGCGTGCAGGTCACCGGCTCGGCCCTGGCACCCCGCGTGCGCCTTTACTCAGACCCCGACTTGCCCGATGCGGAAAAACTCGCCTGGGTGGTGCTGGGCCGCGACGCCACCGCAGGCGGCGCCGAAGCCGCTGTGCTGCAGCAAGCCGCCCTGACCCTGCTGGGCAACCGGGGCCAGTCGGTCACCGCCAACCTGGCCAGCCGCGTGGGCCTGGACGAGATCGGCTTCAAGAGCGCCGCAGCCGGCGAAGACGCCAGTGCCGCCGCCCTGACCTTCGGCAAGCGCCTGTCCAAAGACCTTTACGTGACGTACGAACGCACCCTGTCGGGCACCATGGGCGGGCTGTACATCTTCTACGACCTCTCGCGCCGCCTCACCCTGCGCGGGCAAGCGGGCAGCAACAGTGCGGTGGATCTGATCTATACGATGAAGTACGACTGAGTGCTCCAACCCGCCAAGAACCCGCCTCCGCAGCCTCTACAATCGCGCCCAGTCTCCTCATAGTTCAATGGATAGAACGAGTGCCTCCTAAGCGCTAGATGCAGGTTCGATTCCTGCTGAGGGGACCAGGTCAACGTCCGCCAAAACCCGCGCCCTGGAAGACTTTTTTTACGCCCGATGCACGCTGCCAGGGCGCCAGGACGCCCCACCCCTCCCACACAGCGCCTCGGCCCGCGAATTTCAACAAAATAGGCCTCAAGGGATTGATTGGCTTGCGCTAGCAGCTATCGAAAGCAGAGCAATCTTGCGCTGCGCCCGGCATCCAGCGAATCATGGTCGCGCCGCGTGCGCAGCGCCTACAAGCGCTCTCGTCTCCGGGTCCGCGTCGAACGCAGCCTCAGCCCGCACCCATGCCGGGGCGGAGTTCGTTTTTACCAACGCCTTCACAGCCCGATTGCGACAAGTCGAGCATGGAGAGAATTCATACACGTAGAGAAGGCAGTCGAGCGCATCCAAACCCGGATGCGCCTCGCACAGGTCCAGCAGTTCCCCCACCAAGTGATGGACATCGTCCGCGCCATCGATCCGTTGGAGATGCTTGGCGCACAGAGCGAAGTCACCCGCTTCAAAGTTGTTCACCAGCAGCGCGATACCGGTCGCCATATCACCGTTGGCGATCTGGTGCACCGCGACGCGCCGCAACTCCTCGTGCTTGACCGAGGCCAGGGCTCGCACGGCCGCCCACTGAACCTGGTCATCCGCATCTGGAATCCATTGGAGCAGTCGGCGGTCGAAACGTGGGACGCCGGTCTTCGCAAAGCATCTGCACAGGCGCTTGACATGCTGGGGATCGTCCGACGCCACCAGCGCCGCAAAGACCGTCTCGCGCTGGTCGCTGGAGGCCTGTGCCCCCCACCTTCTGAACCAATGACATGGGTCCTTCGGAGAATTGCGAACGTGCGCGACGATCTCAGAGCCGGAGTAGGCTGTCGCGTCGAAGCGATTTGGCGCGGCGTTTCTGCTCTCGCGCGTATTTCGCATGCCTGCAAGGTAGCGTGCGATATCAGGGTCGGCCTCGGCCTCGCCTTCCAACATCGCCAATCCGCCCTCGATCCCTGCCAACTCGTCGAACTGATCCGCACCCCAGTCATCGACCCAGAAATCGAGGTCCGCTTGCAACCAACGTCCAAGTTGGCGGGCCACATGTTTCAGGCCCTCCATGCCATCGAGTGCCACGATGTGTTCAGCCCCGATCACATCCGATGTGTTGGACGAGCGCGCAAAGGACGAATACAGCAAGCGCCTTGCCTCTTTCGAACCGGCGCAAGCAAGCGCACGGAGGATCCCGCTGCGCTGCGCCATGTCCCGATGGTTCTCCGAAGACAGCGCCTGCGCCGAGGCATCGATGGCCCTCAACACCTCGGTATGGAGGTTCGCGCGCTGGACGATAGAGGCCAGCCATGGTGCCCGCTCTGCCTCGCACTGCGGGTCATAGGAGAGGCATGAAACGCAGGCACTTACAACGTCACCCTCTAATCCCATCAACCCGTAGCCCTCAACCTGCTGAATGGTGCGACCGTGACCGGTTCGCAGGGCAGCAGCGAAGGCATGGCTGGACAAAGGAAATGTCGGCTGTTCAATCCGCATCGGGTGGGGTGCTTTCAGCATCTTGGGCTCACGACGGTGAGCCTCGAACCGATTATCGGTTTCTGCCCCGCACCTCTGCGCCCGTGCGCTCAGCGAGCTTTGCCATCATGCGCCAATCCACTTCGCAGGCACCGGCCCTCCTGGCGTCAGACCTCTGTGCCAGGGCGTCAGGACATCACGCTAGGCTTGGAGGTCCACGCAGCACTTCAAGCTCTGCATCTGGGTGCGCCCCATCATCAGCGTGATTTCCAGGGCCTTTACCTCGCCTGCGCATGCCGAAGAGTTCACCGAGCCCCCCACGAAGAACTTCGGCCCGAAAAATTCAACAAATAGGCCTCCATGGCTTTATCAGCGTGCGCAAACAGCTATCAAAAGCAGAGTAAATCTGCGCTGCGCCCGGCGCCCGGCGCCCGTCACGCGGCCTGTGGCTGAACGGGCGTCGCCTTGGATCGCCCCGCCGTCGCGGCGCTGCCCATCGACGCCGCCACGATGCACCCAATGGCCAGCCACTGCACCGCGCTCAACTGCTCCCCCAGCAGCGGCAGCGCCAGCAACGCGGCCACGGCAGGCTCCATGCTGATCATGATGCCGAAGGCCTCTTTGGGCAGGCGCTTGAGGGCCATCATTTCCAGCGAGATGGGAATGGCACTGGAAATGGCCGCCACGCACAAGCCCACCAGCAGCACAGAGGGGGACAGCAGCGCAGCGCCTGCATGCGCCACGCCCACGGGCACCACCACCAGCGCAGCCACCAGCAGGCCCAGCGATACCGATTGCCCCGCGTGCAGGTGCCCGGCCCGCTTGCCATAGATGATGTACAGCGCCCAGAACACGGCGGCGCCCACCGAGTACATCACCCCCACGGGGTCCAGCGTGCTGCCGCTCAGCCCCAGGGGCAGGAGCAAGCCTAGGCCCACCATGGCCAGCGCCACCCACACAAAGTCCATGGCGCGGCGCGACGACCAGATGGCCACGGCCAGCGGCCCGGCAAACTCGATGGCCACGGCCAGGCCAAATGGCAGGGTCTGGATGGACATGTAGAACATGAGGTTCATGGCGCCCAGCGCGGCGCCGTACAGGGCTACGGCCTTGGCGTCGGTGCGCGACAGGCGCCAGCGCCAGGGGCGCCACAGCAGCAGCATCAGCACTGCCGACAGGCCCACGCGCACGGCGGTGGTGCCCTGCGCGCCCACGGCCGGGAACAACACCTGCTTGGCCCACGAAGTGCCAAGCCCCAAGGCCGTGACGGAGCCCAGCACCGCGAGGAAGGGAAAGAAACGTTGAAGGCGGGATGCAGTCATGCGCAAAAATGTAGTGCGTCTGGCGCGTGCTTTTGGCTCTGTTTTAGGGCCTTTGACGCAACTTTCGCTCACCCCTGGGGCCCTGCATGACCACCACCGCTGCACTCGACCGCTTTGACCTTGCCATCCTCAACATCTTGCAGGCCGACAACACCACGCCCCAGCGCGTGATTGCACAGGCCGTGAACCTGTCGGCCCCCGCTGTGCAGCGGCGCATCCAGCGGCTGAAAGACAGCGGCGTGATCCGCGCCAACGTGGCGGTGCTGGACCCGGTGAAAGTGGGCAAGCCACTGACCATCATGCTGGAGGTGCACCTGGAAAACGAGCGCCCCGACCGCACCGCCCCACTGCGCGAGCGCATTGCCGCCGAAGAGGCTGTGCAGCAGTGCTACAGCGTGACCGGCGAGGCGGACTACCTGCTGGTGGTGAACGTGGCCTCGATGGCAGACTACGAGGCGCTGACGCAGAGGCTGTTTGAGGGTGACGACAACGTACGGCGGTTTCGGACCTCGGTGGCACTGGGGTGCCTGAAAGCGGGGCTGCATGTGGCGCTGGAGTCGACGCCCGTACGCCAGTAGGTCGGGTTAGCGCAGCGTAACCCGACAACGCACCGCAACTACACCCCCAACATCTGCCGCATTTCCGCACCAGACAGCCTCAACCTCGGCCCATCCAGCAGCTCGCACATCCGTGCATTGAGGGGCGCTGCCATGCCATGCTGCACGGCCAGCCGCACCACGGCGCCGCACAGGGCGTCAATTTCCGTGACCCGCCCGGCCTCCAGGTCATCCCACATCGATGAGCGGGCCGTGGCGTCGATTTGCAGCATGCGCCGGGCCACCCGGGTGAACAGCCAGTTGGGCAGGCGCAGCACATGCGGCAATAGAGTGGGCGAGACGGCGGTGAGCTGGGCGGGTGTGATGCCAGCGTAGGCCATTGCGCGCAGGGCCTCGGTTTGCAGGGCGGCCAAGACACGGCGGCAGTGGCGGTCGAGCAATTCCTCGCGCAGGGGCAGGTTGGACAGCGCATTGACCGGGTTGTTCAGATTGAGCAGCAGCTTGCCCCACTGCACGGCGCGGATGTCTGGCGGCAGCACGGTGGCCAGGCCTGCGGCATTGAAGACTGGGACGATGCGCTCGGTGATGGCGTCGCGCTGCCACTGCATGGGGCCTGCGGTGGCGCGGTGCACATGGGCTCCGCGCAACACTACGTTGTAGGGCACCATGCCTGCCAGCACCTTGAGGCGTGGCGCCACCTCAGCAATGCACGCCACGTTGTCTACGCCGTTTTGCAGCGAAATCACCGGGGTGCCCGGCGCGCAAGCCGCCGCCAGTTCGCGCGCGGCAGATGCCGTGGCGCCGCTTTTGACGCACAGCAGGATGATGCTGTCTGGGCCAGGCACGGCCTGCGCCAGCGTGGCCGCCTGGGGCAAGGCAGCGGCAGGCACGGTGTGGTCGAAGCCGTCCAGGTCGCTCACCCTCAGGCCCTGCTGGGCGATGGGCGCAAGTGCATGCGTGCGCCCCACCAGGCAGACGGATTGGCCATGGGCCGCCAGGCGCCCGCCCACATAGCAACCAATGGCGCCTGCGCCAAGAACGATGAAGTGCATGGTGAGAGAACCTGAAATAGCGCGGGGCCTGCGTGCCGTGCAGGGCCCTGGTCAGCGCGGTGCGAGCATTGTGCGGGCCCAGCCGAGCGCCGTCTGGCACCCAGGCGACGCTCGGCCATACCAGCATTCAAGTTTCAGAACCTGTCGAAGGTCTGTTTGCCCAAAGTGCCCTGGCTTCGACAGGCTCAGCCCGAACGGTTGGGTGGATGGGCAGGCTGAGACGGGTAGTCAATCAAGAATTATTGGCCTCCAGCGCTTATCCAGCAAGCGCTAGCAGCTATCTATTTAATAGCAAATTGCACAGACACCCTCAACCCGCCCAAGCGTTCAGACGCGCCCAGTGCCACCGTGGCCCCGTGCCTTTGGGCGATGGCTTGCACGATGGCAAGGCCCAGGCCGCTGCCGGGGGCGCTGTCCGAGGTGCTGTCGGCCATCACGCGCACAAAGCGCTGCATGGCGCGCTCGCGGTGCTCGGGCGCAATGCCGGGGCCACTGTCTTCCACCGTCAGCACGGCATGGCTACCCTGCGCACTCACCTGCACATCCACCTGGCCGCCCGGTGGCGTGTACTTGATGGCGTTATCGAGCAGGTTGCGCGCCAGCATGCGCAGCGCCTCGGCGTTGCCGGGCAGCGTGGCGGCGTCAGACTCAAGCAGGCCCACATCCATGCCCCGCGCCTGCGCAGCGGGGGCCACGTCGGCCAGCGCCAGTTGCGCCACCGCACGCAGGTCCACGGGCTCTGCGGGGGCAGTGCCAGATTCCTGGCGGGCCAGGGTCAGCAGTTGCTCCACCAGCCGGGTGGCCCGGTCAATGCCTGCGGACAGGCGCTCGGCGGCAGCGGCGCGGGCAGCGTCGTCACCCGCGCGCTGCAGGCCTTGCAGTTGCAGGCGCAGCGCGGCCAGAGGCGAGCGCAGCTCGTGCGCAGCATCGGCCACAAAGTGCTGCTGGGCATCGAACGCGCGCTGTACGCGCTCGAACAGCAGGTTCAGCTCGCCCACCAACGGCTGCACTTCGTCGGGCAGGGCCGCGTCGTTCACGGGCGAGAGATCGTCCGCCTGGCGCCGGGCCAGCTGGCGGCGCACACGCTCCACCGGGGCGAGGGATCGGCTCACGCCCCACCACACCGCCAGCACCAAGAGCGGTGCCATGATGGCCAGCGGTGCCAGTGTGCGCAGCGCAAGGCTGCGGGCCATGCCGCGCCGCGCCGCCATGTTCTGCGCCACCTGGATGACCTGCGAGCGCGTCTGCATCGAAAACACGCGGTAGGTGCCGCCCCGCGCCTTCACATCGGTAAAGCCCAGCACCGCGATTTGCGGCAGCGCCGCGCCCACAGCCGATTCAAAAATGCGCAGGCCTTCGTTGGTCCACACCTGAACGATGAATTCGTGGTTTTCATCCTCCGGGTCCAGCCCCGGCCCCAGGCCTTGCGCATCCACCGGCAGGCCCGAGCGCAACGCCAGCGCGGTTTGCTGCATGTGGTAGTCGAACAGCGCATCGGCCTCGGCCAGCGCCGCCCGATAAGCCAGCGCCCCCTGCACCGCCCCTGCCAGCATGATGGCCGCGAGCAGGAACACCAAGAGCTGCATGCGCAGGGAGCGGGGGAGCATGGACTGCAGCGCGCTGCGCCAAGCGGTGAAGTTCGATCTCATAGCTATGCTCGCCCGAGGTACTTCGCTTTGATCTTGGCGGAAGCAACTGGCGCAGCTTGGGCCAGTGCCCCCGCGCAAGGGCCGCCAAGCCGCAACAGCGGCGCGTTGCTTGCGTGCGCTGGGGGCGTCCCCCTCCCGCTTTGCGCAGCAATGCGAGAGAGGGGGAAGGCGCGAAGCGACTCAGGGGGAGTCATCATTTTTTCGGCACCAGATAGCCGACACCGCGCACGTTCAGCACCAGCTCCGCCCCCAGCTTTTTGCGCAGGCCGTGGATGTAGACCTCCACCGCGTTGCTGCTCACCTCATCGCCCCAGCCGTAGAGCTTGTCTTCGAGCTGCTGGCGCGACAGCACCATGCCGGGGCGGGCGATGAGCGGCTCCAGCACCGCCCATTCGCGGCCCGACAAAACTACAGGGGTGCCGCGCACCGTCACCTCGCGCGTGGCGGGGTGGATGCACACGCCCTGGTGCTCGTACACCGGCTCGGCACGGCCCGCAGCGCGGCGCAGCAGGGCGCGGATGCGGGCCAACAGCTCGTCCAGGTCGTAGGGCTTGAGCACGTAGTCGTCGGCCCCGGCGTCCAGCCCCTCGATGCGCTGGGCCACAGCGTCGCGGGCCGTGGCCACCAGCACGGGGGTGCGGATTTTCCGCGCGCGCAGGTCGCGCAGCACCGCCAGGCCATCGCGCTTGGGCAGGCCCAGGTCCAGCATGACCAAGTCATAGGCCTGGGTGCGCAGGGCGGTGTCGGCGGCGTCGCCATCACGCGCCCAGTCCACCGCATACTGCTCGGCACGCAGCAGGTCTTGCACGGCTTCGCCGATCATGGGGTCGTCTTCAACGAGTAGCAATCGCATGGTGGGCAAGCATAGCCAATGGCGAAGGGGATGGGCGGTCGAAAGGGGGGCAAAGAGGGGGCAGGCCAGCGCGCGGCAAGCACTGGCCCCTGCTCAGGGTCGCATCAACCCAGCCGCACCGGCACAAAGACCGCGTACTGCTCGGCGCGCAGCAGGTCTTGCACGGCTTCGCCAATCATGGGGTCATCTTCAACGAGTAGCAATCGC
This Acidovorax sp. 106 DNA region includes the following protein-coding sequences:
- a CDS encoding 2-dehydropantoate 2-reductase is translated as MHFIVLGAGAIGCYVGGRLAAHGQSVCLVGRTHALAPIAQQGLRVSDLDGFDHTVPAAALPQAATLAQAVPGPDSIILLCVKSGATASAARELAAACAPGTPVISLQNGVDNVACIAEVAPRLKVLAGMVPYNVVLRGAHVHRATAGPMQWQRDAITERIVPVFNAAGLATVLPPDIRAVQWGKLLLNLNNPVNALSNLPLREELLDRHCRRVLAALQTEALRAMAYAGITPAQLTAVSPTLLPHVLRLPNWLFTRVARRMLQIDATARSSMWDDLEAGRVTEIDALCGAVVRLAVQHGMAAPLNARMCELLDGPRLRLSGAEMRQMLGV
- a CDS encoding ATP-binding protein; its protein translation is MLPRSLRMQLLVFLLAAIMLAGAVQGALAYRAALAEADALFDYHMQQTALALRSGLPVDAQGLGPGLDPEDENHEFIVQVWTNEGLRIFESAVGAALPQIAVLGFTDVKARGGTYRVFSMQTRSQVIQVAQNMAARRGMARSLALRTLAPLAIMAPLLVLAVWWGVSRSLAPVERVRRQLARRQADDLSPVNDAALPDEVQPLVGELNLLFERVQRAFDAQQHFVADAAHELRSPLAALRLQLQGLQRAGDDAARAAAAERLSAGIDRATRLVEQLLTLARQESGTAPAEPVDLRAVAQLALADVAPAAQARGMDVGLLESDAATLPGNAEALRMLARNLLDNAIKYTPPGGQVDVQVSAQGSHAVLTVEDSGPGIAPEHRERAMQRFVRVMADSTSDSAPGSGLGLAIVQAIAQRHGATVALGASERLGGLRVSVQFAIK
- a CDS encoding response regulator transcription factor, whose translation is MRLLLVEDDPMIGEAVQDLLRAEQYAVDWARDGDAADTALRTQAYDLVMLDLGLPKRDGLAVLRDLRARKIRTPVLVATARDAVAQRIEGLDAGADDYVLKPYDLDELLARIRALLRRAAGRAEPVYEHQGVCIHPATREVTVRGTPVVLSGREWAVLEPLIARPGMVLSRQQLEDKLYGWGDEVSSNAVEVYIHGLRKKLGAELVLNVRGVGYLVPKK